Proteins from one Oncorhynchus gorbuscha isolate QuinsamMale2020 ecotype Even-year linkage group LG18, OgorEven_v1.0, whole genome shotgun sequence genomic window:
- the ppil1 gene encoding peptidyl-prolyl cis-trans isomerase-like 1, whose product MSGIPPDTWQPPTVSLETTMGTIAVELYWRHAPKTCKNFSELARRGYYNNTKFHRIIKDFMVQGGDPTGTGRGGASIFGKEFEDELHPDLKFTGAGILAMANAGPDTNGSQFFLTLGPTQWLDGKHSIFGRVCQGMAVVNRVGMVETNTQDRPADDIKILRTTVPN is encoded by the exons ATGTCGGGAATACCACCAGATACCTGGCAGCCACCCACAGTAAGCCTGGAGACAAC AATGGGCACAATTGCAGTGGAACTATACTGGAGACATGCTCCCAAAACCTGCAAAAACTTTTCTGAGTTGGCCAGGAGAGGTTACTATAACAACACAAAGTTTCATCGTATCATCAAGGACTTCATGGTGCAGGGAGGAGACCCCACAGGAACAg GTCGTGGCGGTGCCTCCATATTTGGCAAAGAGTTTGAAGATGAACTTCACCCTGACCTGAAATTCACAG GTGCAGGGATCCTAGCGATGGCCAATGCAGGACCAGATACAAATGGAAGCCAGTTCTTCCTGACCCTGGGGCCTACTCAGTGGTTGGATGGGAAGCACAGTATCTTTGGGAGGGTATGCCAAGGTATGGCAGTGGTCAACCGCGTCGGCATGGTGGAAACAAACACACAAGACCGACCTGCCGATGACATAAAAATCCTCAGGACGACTGTACCCAACTGA